The Polyangia bacterium DNA segment AGCGGCCGTCGTTTAAACCGACGTCAATCGACCGAATAATCGACACGCCACATTGGACCGTCGTCGCGCGCACTGCCGCCCAGGCGATCAGAGATAGAGGAATTGCTGCTCCGGCGCTGCCGGCCGATGCCAGGGCCACACCTCCCATCGCGCTCCAGGCCAACACGGCTCCGACACAATTGAGCCCCGCGCCAACCAATTCCAGAGCCAGGCTGGGCTCTTGAATCTCCGCGGCCGTCGGCAGGTCGCCTTCGATATCCTGCTCGTCGAGCAAAACCCAGGTATCCAAGCCGCTGGAGTGCTGCGAATCGCGGAGGACGACGCAGTTTCCGTCGCCCAGAAAGCCGATGCCTGCACCTTTCAGTTCGGCAATTTGATCAACCCGAATCTTCAGCTCTTGCAGTTGCCTTGCATTCATCCCAGGCATTAGTTCCTCCGAAATCTTCGCCATCCGTTCTCTGACGAAATCGCGAAAAAATCATCGTCGATTGAAAGAAAATGTTTCCTCATCAGCGAGCCCGCCTTGTGACTAGTAGAAATTCTGCTCGCAGTACGTATTGCTGCAGCCAGGATCCCCTGCTGGACACTGCACGTTCGCGCAATACTCGCCCGCTGACTTGACGCAGAACGGGTAGGCAGGATCGTTGCAGATGCGCCCCGGACAACAGACCGCAAACTGGGCTCCACACGGCTGGCACCTCATATTGATATCGTACGGACTTCCGTCCGGCAATGTGGCCTTCGATCGCAAGCCACTGACAATACAGCCGCCGTTGTTGCTGCATACCTGCCCCGTCGGACAGCTGTTGATCCCGCCAAAGCTGCAGATCCCGTTCATGCAGATCTTCGCCGGGCAGTTGTTGGGACCGCAGCTCACCCCGTCGCTCTTGTTCTTCGGGACGCAGTCGCCGTTGCAATCGTAGGTGCCGGTCTGGCAGTCGCTGCCTCCTGCAGGCGTGCAGCTTTGGCCCATCCTTGAATCGCAGCACTGGCCGCCGGTGCAGGTCTTGCCGCTGGGGCAGTTGTTCTTGCAGGTGCTGCCCTGGCAGGTCTCGCACGATTGACAAGCGTGGCCGCAGCTACCGCAGTTTTTCGAATCCTGGCTGGTCTGGGTCTCGCAATCCGGATTGCTGCTGTTGCAGTTGGCGAATCCGTTGTTGCACACCGGCGTCGTACACGAACCGCCGGCACACGACGACGCGGCATTGGCGACGGCGCAGCTCTTTCCGCAAACGCCGCAGTTTTGCGGGTCGCTGCTGAGCGGCGTCTCGCAGCCGGGCTGGGCGTTGCAGTCGCCGAAGCCGTCCTTGCAGGTGAACTTGCAACCGCTGTTCACGCACGAAGCGTTCGAGTTGGGCGACGAGCAGCCCGTCCCGCACATCCCGCAATTGTTCGGATCGCTGGTGGTGTTCACGCAAACCGAACCGCACTTGGTCGGTGTCGACGCTGCGCAATCGGAGACGCAGGTCGGCTTGCCGGTCGAGCTTGAACAAAGCGGCGTCGGGTTGCTGCACGTCGTGCCGCAAGCGCCGCAGTGATCCGGCGTGTTGACCACGGTCTCGCAGCCGGGAGCGCCGTCGCAGTCGCCAAAGCCGTTGTTGCAAACCGGCGTCGTGCACTTGGTGCCGTCGCACGACGAGGTGGCGTTGGCGAAGGAACAAGCGTCATTGCAACGCGCACAATTGGATGCGGTGCCGAGCGGGGTCTCGCAGCCGGGCTGGTTGTTGCAATCGGCGAAGCCGGTCTTGCACGTGCCCATCACGCACTGACCGTTCGCGCAGGAAGCGACGGCGTTGGGAAAACTGCAGACGGTGCCGCATTGCCCGCAATTGTTGACGTCGGTGCCGGTGGCGGCGCACTTGTTGCCGCACTTCATGGGCGCCGACGTCGGGCAGTCCGAGACGCAGGTCTGTTTGCCGGCTACGTTGGAACAAAGAGGAGTGGCGCCGCTGCAGACCGTACCACAGGCGCCGCAGTGCGCTTCGGTGGTCAGCGCGGCCTCGCAGTCGGGGTTGCTGGTGTCGCAGTTTCCATACCCAGGGTCGCAGGTGACCGGTCCGCAGGTCCCGCCCACGCACGCAGCGCCGCCGTGGTCCACGCCGCAGGCTTTGCCACAAGCGCCACAATTGTTGGTGGTGACAAGTGGGGTCTCGCAGCCAGCGGCCGCTGTGCAGTCGCCGAAGCCGTCGTGGCATTTGCCCATCGTGCAGACGCCCTTCACGCAAGTGGCATCGGCGTTCGGGAAGGAGCAAACAGTGCCGCAGGCGCCACAGTTGTTCACGTCCGATTGGAGGTCTACACAGTTGGCGGCGCACTTGTCCGCGGTGGGCGCCGCGCAGGTCGACACGCACGACTGCTTGTTCCCGGTGCTGGCGCACAGCGGAGCGTCGGCCTTGCACGCGCTGGTGCAGCTGCCGCAGGTCTCCGGGCGGCTGATGCTGGTCTCGCAGCCCTCGGTGGGATCGGAGCTGCAGTGGGCGAATCCGTCGGCGCACCCGGTGGGTGGAATCCAGCAAACACCGGTTCGGCACTCCACGGCGGCGCCGGTGCTGACATTGCGAAGCAACGAACAATCGTGACCACAGGCGCCGCAATTTTTTGGATCGGTCATCACCGCGCACGTCTGCGACTGATCGGCGGCGACGTCCGGTCCGGGCGTCACCGCGACATCGCCGACCGGCGTGTCCATCGCTGCCGCGTCTTTTCCTGGCTTATCGGCCGAGCCGTCGGCACCGCCGGCATCCGGGTGCGGCGCGTGAAACGGCGTACAGCCAAACGCGACCACGAACACCGTGGGAAGCCAAATTCGCCGAACGTTTTTCATCTGCTCTCCTTGCTCAACCGCCGCGCTCAAAACTGCGCCACGCAGGCGACGCCATGGCCACCGGCGGTCGGCGCGCACGCCAGGCCCACCGTCGAGCTTGGTGCGCCATTGCCTGCCGGTGGCGAGGTCAGAAACAAAATGGTGGCGCCCGCCGCCAATAGGCCGGCGCCGACGAAGGTCCCGACCGCCAGCTTGATGGCCGTCTGCCCGCTTTGATAGGCGTCATTGCAGCCAGCGCCTCCTCGGTTGATCGCGTTTTCGTCGCAGCCGTGGGAGGCATCCACGAACCACTCGGCCTTTGATTCGCGCACCAGCAACGCGGCGACTCCACCGGCGACGAACAAACCTGCGCCGGCCACGCCTACCCAGGCCAGGCGGCGGCGATTTGTCAGGCTGGCCGATGAGGCCTCGGGTGCCTGGCCGCTGTCGCCGCCGCCAGACAGTACCTCCGGCGTGCGAGTCGCTTCCGCTGGGGACGCCACGAGAGGCGCCACCGGCTGCAACACGATCGTCTCGCGCGTTAACTCGTTGGGCGTAATCAGCACCGTCCGGGTGATGGTGAGAAAACCAGCGGCGCGCACCTCGACCGATGCCGTTCCCGCGGTGGCGTGGATTCGCCGGGTCAGCGGCAGCTTCCCTTGCGGCCGTCCGTCGACGCGGATCTCGGCGCCCGCCGGCTCGCCCAAGATCTCCAGCTCGCCGACGTGCTTGCGGATGGTGGTCAGCGACGATTCCAGCACCGAGCGGTTCTTCGCAATCCAAGCGTCCGCCGGTACCTGCAGCGCCGCATCGACGTGCTCGTAGGCGTCGGTCCATCGCCCCAGCGCCTGCTCGGCGAAACCCATCTGCGCCAGCACGCGTGGCGTCGGCGCCAGCGCGTGCGCCTTTTGAAACGACTCCAGCGCGTCCAGGTCGCGGCCTTCCCGGCGAAGCTCGATGCCCTTGCGAATCAGGTCATCGGCTTGGTCCGCCCGGGCGGACGCCGGCAACACCAGGGCTGTGATGGCGAGCACTCCCGCCAGCGAAAGAACAAATCGAGGAAAAAAGAAGGCCTTCACGCGGACGGACCATCGCATATTTGCAGTGAGTCGCGTCGGTTTTCTGGCCCTGCGAGACGCTCCGCAGGCGAACGTAAACGGCTCAAATTCTTGCCGCCATCGCGGATCGCGGATAACGTGAGACGGCTATTTTTCTCACGCCTGACTTTCACGCATAGGAGCGGAACGCATGTCGAGCAAGCTTGCGGTTGGCCTGTTGATGCTGTCGCTGTCGATGGAGTTCGCCTGCACGGACAACAGCGGGAACCCTCCGCCGGGCGGCAATCCGACCAACAAAGACAGCGGCGCCGACAGCGCCGGCAATGACGTGGCGCCGGATGAAGCGGCGGACATTGCAACCGACGCAGGGGAGGACGTCGCGGCTGATACGGCGGTCGATGCGGGCGCTGACAGCACGCCTAGCGATGCCGACGCCGGCTCCGACGGCGATGCAGACGCAATTGACGTCGGCACCGATGCCACTGACACCGGCACTGACGCCACCGACGTTGGCGGCGACGACGCCGACGGAGCGACCGGCTAGCGAACGTCACAACATCGCTATTCAACGATGGGCGCGGCGTTCGGAGTATTTCGCGGGCCCGCATCCGACCGCGCGCCCGGCACCGCCGTTTGCTCGACAGGCGGCGGAACTGGCGGCGGAACGAGCTTTCCTGGGTCGCCGACAGCCGGCGGGGCGACATTGAAGGCGGGCGGCGGAAAGATGCGCCCCTTCGGCGACAGCGCGGCGGGATCGGGACCCGCGCTGTTGATCGACGGCGCGGGCGGCAGGGTCGGCCGCGGAGGAACGCGCGTCGTCGTTGATGGGTCGCTCGCCGACGGGACGCCCGACGGCGCCTCCTGTTGTTCGTCTGGCTGACGCGCGCGCGCCAACCACAGGCCCACGCCGGCCGCCGCCAGGGCCGCGACCACCGCGACCAGCGCCACTCGCCACCACGCCGCCGCCGACGCGCGCGTCACCGGCCGACCACCCGATGCCCGCGCTGGCGACGCCCGCCGCGTCGGCTGGGTGGACGTCCGCACCGACGACCGATCGGGCGCCTCGCGGCCGATGGCCACGCCCGGCCGCACCGAGCGCGTGCCCGAATCACGCGCCGGCGTTTTCCGCGGGGGCAGCATGGTTTGGGTGTCGGGCAGAGCGTCGGGAATCGGCGCGCGCAAATTGGAGGGCGTCACCAGCGGCCCGGTGGCGGGAAAATCTGTCTGCGTGAGGAACAACCGTTTGACCAGATTGCCCAGCGGCACGCCATCGCCGCTGTATCCGGGCAAGGCCAGCACGGCTGACAGAGCGTCTGTCGTGGTCTCGAAGCGATCTTCCATCTGCCGTTGCAGCATCCGCCGCACCACCGATTCAACCGCCGGCGCGAGGTCGCGGGTGGCGGGCAGCGACGAGAACGGCGGAATCTGGCAGCGGCTGACCTTGGTCATCACGTCCAGCTCGTCGGTGCCTTCGAACAGGCGGCGCCCGGCCAGGAGCTCCCACAGCGTCACGCCCAAGGCGAACTGATCGGTGCGATGGTCGAGCGGACGATCGTCTAGCTGCTCGGGCGAGGCATAGGCCAGCTTGCCGCGGACGTTGCCGGTGCGCGCGCCCGACGTGCTGTGCGCGCGCGCCTTGGCGATGCCGAAGTCGGACAGCTTCACTTCGCCGGTGTAACTGACCAGCACGTTGTGCGGCGAAACGTCGCGGTGGATGAGCCCCAGCGGCCGCCGCCCTTCGCGCCGTTCGTGGACATAGCGCAGACCCTTCAAGACCTCGCCGGCCACGTGCAGGGCCAGCGGCCGGGGAAATGCCTGGCCGGCGCCCAGCGTGCCCAGCGCCAGCTGCCGCAAGTCGCGGCCCTCGACGCGTTCCATGACGATGTAGTAACGGCCTTGCAGCCCGCCGCCATGCTCGGGGCCGACCTTGTCAAAGTCGAAGATCGAGACGATGTTGGCGTGCTGGAGCTGTGCGGCCACCCGGGCTTCGTTGACGAACAAACGTTCCAGTTCGGGATCGCCGGCAAAGGATTCCAGCATGAACTTCAGCGCCAGCGACTTGACGAAGCCACGGGGACCTTCCACCCGCGCCGCCCATACCTCGGCCATTCCGCCAATCGCGATTCGCTCGCCCAGGACGTATTTGCCGATGCGCTGTCCCGGCTGCACCTTTTTCCTATACGACGAAGCGGCGCTGCCCGGCCAGCCGGCTGGCCACGGAAAAGGACTTTCCCGCCGCCAAACCCGCAAATTGCCCAAGCATTTTGAAAATCGGAGAGTCTGGTGATTTTTTCTGGAACACGGAGATTGGCTGTGCGTTTGATCGAATGCATGGAAGCGGGCAACCAAAGGCTGGCAGTTCTGGGGGCGACCGTCCTTGCGGCGGCGGTGGCGGGTGGGTGTTCGTCGCCACGCTCGCTGGTTCAGCTGGATATGGACGTGCAATCAACGGACACCGCGGCATTGTCGACGGATCTGTCCAAAGCCAGGCTGCACATCGACATCAAGCAGGAGCAGCGGACGGTTCACACCGTCGATCGGCCATTCGACGAGTTAACCAGCGTTCCCCGGGCATCAGGCGACAATCTGAAAATCGGGATCTTCCTGGATGCTGACGTCTCGGGCTCGGTCACCGTGTCCGTTTCGGTGATCGACCAGTTCAACTGCCCGATTGGCACAGCGGACGATATCTCTGTCATGGTCAAATCCGGTGCGGCGACTCCGACGCAAAATATCGTCATCAGCGTCAGCGTGTCGTCCTGCCCGTCCGGCAGCACCGACGGCGGCGCGCCGTCCCCCGACGGCGACGATACGGCTGAGACCAATCC contains these protein-coding regions:
- a CDS encoding serine/threonine-protein kinase is translated as MQPGQRIGKYVLGERIAIGGMAEVWAARVEGPRGFVKSLALKFMLESFAGDPELERLFVNEARVAAQLQHANIVSIFDFDKVGPEHGGGLQGRYYIVMERVEGRDLRQLALGTLGAGQAFPRPLALHVAGEVLKGLRYVHERREGRRPLGLIHRDVSPHNVLVSYTGEVKLSDFGIAKARAHSTSGARTGNVRGKLAYASPEQLDDRPLDHRTDQFALGVTLWELLAGRRLFEGTDELDVMTKVSRCQIPPFSSLPATRDLAPAVESVVRRMLQRQMEDRFETTTDALSAVLALPGYSGDGVPLGNLVKRLFLTQTDFPATGPLVTPSNLRAPIPDALPDTQTMLPPRKTPARDSGTRSVRPGVAIGREAPDRSSVRTSTQPTRRASPARASGGRPVTRASAAAWWRVALVAVVAALAAAGVGLWLARARQPDEQQEAPSGVPSASDPSTTTRVPPRPTLPPAPSINSAGPDPAALSPKGRIFPPPAFNVAPPAVGDPGKLVPPPVPPPVEQTAVPGARSDAGPRNTPNAAPIVE
- a CDS encoding PEGA domain-containing protein, which produces MLAITALVLPASARADQADDLIRKGIELRREGRDLDALESFQKAHALAPTPRVLAQMGFAEQALGRWTDAYEHVDAALQVPADAWIAKNRSVLESSLTTIRKHVGELEILGEPAGAEIRVDGRPQGKLPLTRRIHATAGTASVEVRAAGFLTITRTVLITPNELTRETIVLQPVAPLVASPAEATRTPEVLSGGGDSGQAPEASSASLTNRRRLAWVGVAGAGLFVAGGVAALLVRESKAEWFVDASHGCDENAINRGGAGCNDAYQSGQTAIKLAVGTFVGAGLLAAGATILFLTSPPAGNGAPSSTVGLACAPTAGGHGVACVAQF